The Coffea arabica cultivar ET-39 chromosome 2c, Coffea Arabica ET-39 HiFi, whole genome shotgun sequence genome includes the window CCATCTACTCCAACATCGACAACAAAGAATGCAACATCTTCAGTTCATGTTTCTCTATTTGTTCATACTAATAATAGCATGTTGACTTCTTTCTATACTATTATTTACTTGAATTTCTGGTTGCCAATTGGCAGGGTAAGAAAATCAAGTACAAATGTGGTGTATGTTGGAGATTTGGACATACTCGAAGTAGTTGTGATTCAACATTGGCCTCTCTCTATAGAAGACACCCATAGGAACCACCTGGATTGGCTATAAGTATTGTCTACTACATGTTTACTTCTAAGACTGCAAAAATTGCTATTGACTGTAAGTAATGACCTCCTCATTGTTTTGTTTGTATCAGACTGCAAAGAtatatacttttaaaagtgctGCAAAGAGGGCTAAAAAGGTCTAGATGACTACAGTATGTTATTGCAAAGAGGGATGACTGCAAAGACATCTACTTCTGAAAGTGCTGCAATGGAATTTGACTTGAATTGTATTTGCAATGGATATCTACTTTTGTCTTGTATTTGACTTCAGCAGACCTTTTTTTTGGAGCAATGGAATTGGCTTCTTAattcattgcattttttttataagaGGCGTATTGTAATGAATGTACTTGGCTCGATTATATGCTATTTTTTCATTGCAATAGAATGCATGCTCTTCTTATTTTTGAAGGGACTGATTATTGATTcactttttaatcttttttcgCTTATAATATCGCCAttatcatcttcattatctttcAAGTTAAGACTTTTATTCCATCTTATGCTGTAAGCTCATATTCAagaaaaaatcacaatatatcaGAGAGAACTTAAGCTTCATAATTGCATTCCAACTCCCATTTGTACAATCAACAGGGCCACTAAACGTAACCCAACCTAAATACAACAAATAAAAACCACCCAGTTCCCAGTTCACCACCTGCACCAACAAGTGCCAATTACAACTCAATCTTTGCTCAGCAAATTATGCCCTACGAAAACAAAGGCCACAAACAACAacaatttcatcattttcttcttgCGTCTTGTTTCTTCCAACTTTGCCTCCAACTCTCTTAATTTGTTCGTCAATCTTCTTGTATGTCTCACTAATTTATCGCACCTCTCGCAATTGTTTGTATCATATCACTTGAAATAGCCACAGCCGCCACCACTATTATGCTATTCAAAATTACCTCTTcaaatttcacattttctaaaagaaaaaagaaacagaaatcaGGCACACTTACTTCGTAGTAAGCGCAACCATAGAACCTCTTTCCTGGATTTTGCAACTGTCCACGACATTTTCACCATAGCTGGTACACCGCAATTACAAGTTGGTGGTTTTGCCATGGAGATGAAGCTTTGCTTTTAGGTTTGGTTGAaatgaaggagaagaagaatTTTGGGAAGTATTCGTCAtttacattttggttttggtcaACAAATAAGTGGTTTGGCCTTTTTATCCTTGAAAAGTTAGCCACGTGGTGTGCGCGTGAGATATTTCGGGTAAAAATCAGTCGGAAAAGTGAAAAGAGACTTAAATTGATCCTTTTTTATTTGCTAAGGACTAAAATTGATCATTTTCGATTTGAGGgactaaattttcacatttGCAATATGTGAGGGACTACTTGTGCAGTTCTCCcaaaattaaaatctaaaatataaaatttgaatccattaacttATTGAATTGTAAATACTAAAATCCTAATACCCATTCTACATCACCATGCATTCTGCATTAAGTGATCAATCACTTATTTGTTAGAATAAATTTTACCTACACAATTCAAATAAATTAAAGacaattcaaaatttatttagACTAATGCTAAAGGCACATCCATGTGTATGCAATTtaagaataaattaatttttataaaattttctttaatgaaTTGATAGTTATTTTGGTAGTTATGTGAATTGATGGTTATCTTGGTAATTAAGGGTTAATGAATAAAATTAACATCAAATTAACTAAGGATTAATGGAAAAAGTTAACACCAAATGAACTCCACATCGGTTTATTATtatacagattttttttttattatcaaacataTCTGTTAATATCTTAATACATGTTAATATCTTCATCCGTGCTAATTTGAGTTATCAAACAAACCaagtttacatgaatataaaaaaGTAAGATTGAATAACTGATTCATTAATTTTTCACAAGAAAATAACTAAAATGTAATTATTAATGACCCCCaacttttaaacttttttttttcccccaaaagaCCGGGGTTACGAATGATTCTCGATCAGGAGTTCTCAAAAAGTCATCCGACgaacagaaaataaaaaaccCCAGTTGCAGAAAAATGCCCAAGAGCAAGAACTCGTATTCGATTTCTCATGAAATTGAGTCGGCTCAGAGATCATCGAGCTCGGAAGAGGTCGAAGTCCCAGAAAATAACGTGGCCCAGAAGAAGAAAATTACCGAATATGAGAGGCAGAGAATGAAGAGGATTGAAGAGAACAGAGCAAGAATGGAGGCCTTGGGTTTGAAGAAAATGGCAAATTCTTTTGTGGGTTCTCTTACGAAATCAGCCAAGGAAATGGTTGAcaaaaaaggtaaaagaaaaatggatgatgatgatgaagagtATAGACCTTCTGATGAAGGTGAAGAAGAAGCATTGAGTTCTTCAAGTGAAGATGATGACACAAATGTTGATGACGAAGACTATTCTGGGTCCAGTGCCAAGAGGAAGGTACTAATTATTTTCATTTAAGGTATGGTTGGCAGTTTCTGGGGTTTATGGTGCTAAAAgatttgattttgaaccatgTTTGAATAGTAGTACTTTTGATTGAATTGCTGtggtttattttttcttaatgaTTGTGGTGGTATATGTTATTGTGTGCTTGCTAATAATAGAGGGAAAAACGTTATGGTGGAGTTGTAGAGTGGACTTTTAATTggttggattagtattggagttAATTAGATAGTTTATGTTCTTAGTTTTGCTTCATAAACCAGGAGAAATTTTTCTTATCAGGATCATATTGGATACAACGAGTCGAGAGTTCCTCCAAGTTTTTTATGTATTGGTTTCAATTTAAACACTAATGGAGTGTTTGGCATGATTTAATGAAGAGAGAATCTGGGAGTTGAATGACAGTGTGACTGGTCTCTTTTTGGGTAATAGGGGGATTAAAAAGCCTCTTGCTTGAAAAGAAAACCCTTATACTGAAACGTCTTTTTTTCaaacttctttccttttatataattttaattttttggagAAAGGGGCGGTTTGTGTGCTGGTGGGTTAGGAGAAAACGAACTTCCTGTTGAGGatttgattttgagaaaaaggagaaagagagagaggaaagacATTTCTAGAGGTGAGTCTAATTGTATTGGTGTTTGCCCTGTTGAGATTATTTCCATGCAACTTAGCTTTTCTAACCACAAAGGTGGATGCTGATCAGTATATACTACTTTCTATCTGTAATAAGCATTTTGAAAGTTGAAAGCAATTGTGTTGAGATGTTTTTGCCACCTTGGTTATTGGATTTAAAGAGGCTGTCATTCAGAATGTAGCTAACGTATGGTCAGGTTTCAAGACCTCATTTTAAGTTATTTGATAAACTCTGCTTGCAGTTAGTGGTTGGCAAGCAGCAAAGATGAATTGAATGTTAATTTTTTGCTGCATGTATATACTAATAAAGGAGAGAAATTAACTTTGAAAGAAGAtgaaataagagaaaaaaaaattacaattttaGATGGCATTCTTGGATTTATCTCATATTAACTGTCGGTTTGGGTTAACTTTGCAGGTGGTTATATAGATTTTAGTGATATCACCACTTGCATGTCTTAGAATTATGTCCTTCTCAGTACAAAGTGTTTTTTAAGCTCAAGCCGTATAGAAGCTCAACTATTCATCCTACTCGTCGTTAAACTTTGTCCTTCATCAAGAACTTGCATTCAtgactttttcttttgtatgCATTTTGTTAGATTTAGTTCCACGAAGGTGAAGTTGCCTCAGAGCAATGATCTTTATAGCCAATTTATGGTTTGCGTGCCTGTGAGTTTTTTGCACATCAACAAAATGCTCAATTATTGTTAGAGTCCATATAGGCTCAATCTGATAACTTTTCAGTTTTGGAGTGCCTTTACGGTTGCATGTTTTGGGTCATCCCCTATATTTTGATTTGACGGATTTGCTGATTTTGATATCCAACATGCTCAGTTGCTGACTCTAATGTTCTTTCCCTTGAATCTCTTCTTCCAGGCAAAGAACAGAATTCAGATGCCTAAGAAAAATGTTACCCCTCAAAAGCCTGTGAATGACTTGGATTTTGTTGATGATAACGACGCTCTATTGCAGGTGGAAGCTCTAATAACTTAATTGATGCATGTTTCTTTTTGATGTAATTTCTTAAACTGTCATTTGATAATGAATCCACCAACAGTTTCTGATAGTATGTTGCTTTCCGCACtgattttcagtttttatgtTTCAGGCAATTGCTCTTTCACTTCAAGATTCTGCAGGGTTTTCCAATAGGAGGACTGGGGCTTCTCAAAGCTCCACTGGCTATCATGTAAACGGTAGGACcaatgaaggaaaagaaaatagcCACGTTCAGGAAGATGcaggaaagagaaagagaaaaaaatcagTGCGTCTCAGCTTAGACTGGTGGCTCTACTagaagagcttttcttttcctctgtcTTGTGTGATATTTCTCATTTACTCCAGACTTTAGActtttttgctttcatttgtggTCAGCAGATGAACAGTCGGGTGCAAATGACAGAAGATGAACTGATTCTACACTTCTTTCAGTTTGATGGTAATGGTGCATCTGTTTTATAAGATTTTAAGCTATTGTCAGAGAATTCTGAAGTTGCTATAATATAGGGTCAAGGTATTCCTGAAGACTTCAGTGTGTGTTTATTCATGAGTGGAATGCAGCTATAAGCATAACAAGTAAATAATGTCATAGGTATTTTGCACCTGAGTAAAATTCTCTTCCAATATATAAAATGGATCCTTTGCCATTTATGGAGCTCAGAATAGTGGCAATTTCTCCATTTGCTACTTCAGATAACATGCTCCTATCTATTAAACCAAACATGTTGAGGAATTagaagttttttgtttttttgattgCCTGATTGGGCATCGGCACTACATTACATGTTAACCTTGATAGGCAAATGTGGATCATCACTAAGAGGCAAGCAAGGGTGTCTGCCACTTATCAAGAAGTCAAAAGGATCATCCCTTTATGCAATCaaacaaatatatttgatttaccCAAGTCTTGAGAGTATAAGGCACTTGATATTATATTAAATGCTTTTAGGTAATGTGTGACAAATGGAAGATAGAAGTATCAGTGTTTGACATATAAAGTTCTTTTAGTAATTAGTATTTGCCAAAAAGTGCTCATTTAATTCATGTTATAATAGTTAGCAACGTCCATTTTGGTGTAGTTGAAAACAGTTTGCTGTATTTAATTAGTGATGaagtttactttttcttttccatatttTCAGAGTTAGGAGCATGCGGAACTTTACATTTCCTTTTCCATAAATCAGACTTAGGAGCATGCTGTGGATGCTTGCCCTGGAGCTCCTTGTTTTACATTCTTTAGGAATATAAAATAACTGCAGCATTATCAGTGTTAAATGAAGTTGACTGAAGTTTCCCTATGTTTCTTATTATATTATAGAAGATTCTTTTACTACTTGTACTCTCCATTTGTTCCACATATCATTAACATTCTCTTCTTGTGTATGTTGTGTTGCAGAAGCGGGAAAAGGGGGCATAACCCTGAGAGATCTAAGGAGAGTAGCAGTTGCCCATGATTTTACATGGTCTGACAAGGAGATGGCAGATATGATAAAGTGCTTTGACATTGATGGAGATGGGAAGGTCACTGCTTTCTCTCTGTCATCTGACTTGCCCTTTCAGGGTCCCTGATGAGTGTCCTAAGATATGGAAAATAAAGTGGCTTGGAAGTGTGCTGAAATATCATTCGCCCAAACCTTCCACCTAGCTTGTGTGGTGTAAAGTTTACCTTCATATGATTGAAATTTAAACTATCCTTTTCTACCATTTCCTATCTGTCCATATTGTCAGTTTACCTTGGGTTAATATAGTTGACCTTTACAACATTTAGAAAACTTTTCCTGGAAAGAAGTTCTTGATTTGCCATGGTTTGTGTTTTCACTGACTCATCCAGGCCCTGTAACTCACTTTCTTGCAGCTAAGTCTTGATGATTTTCGCAAGATTGCTGGTCGATGCAGCATGATACAGGCATCCTAAATTGCTGTGATGGGTGTGAATGGAATGATAAGCTTGGAACATATCTACTACTACTAGGTATGGTAGCAAATAGGGATTTGCATATTGGGACAATCAATGCTCCATATTTCCTTTTTATCTGTTATGGCAATCACTAAATGGAAATCTTGTGAAATTTGAAAGCTCTTCATTTCAGCTGGATAAGATGTGAAGGTGACTTGGTTATCATGTTGGGATGGTGTTTTGAATCAATTACTGATCCTTCGATTTCTGCTGATTTCAGGATGCTTTCTATACTTGGGATGCAAGGCTAAATGGTAGAAATGCTCCAAAGTGATTTTGTAGGGGTTTGAAACATTAGGGctttttaaaacatgaaagcaTAATTTGCAAATGGTTGAGCTGGACTGATTTAAAGTTCCAAAGCTTCAGAGTAGGTATAGCAATTTAACCAAATATCTGTAATTTAAAGCTATATCCTTTTCCAATGCAGGATCCTACCATGTTAACAGTCTTATTGATAAGATTGTAATTAAACTGTTGTTAGTGTTTATCTGTGTTGGGCTGATTGCTCCTTATTCTCAATTTTGTCTTCTAAACTCACAAACATTCCCTCTGACATTGTGCTTCTTGATCCACTCATCCACTGCCTTGAGGTTACAATGAATTCCCTCCTGTGGCTAACCATTTTCGGGCTGTTTTAGTTGCCGAAAGTAACCTCATTTGGCTTTTGTACAGTGATCTTGCTCGAGGCAAGGAAAGGAGTACAtctttattttgcatttttagaatattttgcTCCTGTAAGCCAATTATGTGGGGGTCAATGTCCCACATGCTACATGTGAATGAATGTTCGCAGGCTGTGCTTGGTTGAGAGCTTTAGTGCGGCGAAGTTTCCTGTAAGTCCAATTCGTAATTCCCAGACTTGTGAATAAGCTCATCTTTTCCCTCCATGAGTGGCGCAAAATCAAAAGAATCTTCCGATTGATTAAGTCAAACGATTGAATGCAGCCTCGACAAACTCACAATGAAAACTCTGTCGATAACTAATGGTAAGAAGTTTTCCGGGGGATGCAGCTTCATGCTGTGATGCAGATGTCAAAACAAGAAAGTCAAAACTTCAGATATTTCTTTATTGATCATTTGCTTTTGTTCTCAAaaacaaattatattttattagtCTTGTACTTTTGCAAACAAGAAACTttttaaggggaaaaaaaaaaccaaatagtTAACAATGCAGGTGCTATTTGTTtactcaattccaaaagtaatTCAATTCGATTTCTATTATTATTCAAATCAGACAAAATTCTGAAACTCAAAAGATGAAAAGCCTCGTAATCTTATTGATGGTTCCTTGACATTGGGATAGTGTTATTCTTGGTTAAAACTTAGAAACTATTCTGGTGTGCTGACTTGACACCCTCAATAACTGTTGGCTAATGTAAGTTCTACGTACGCATCAAACCACGGCAGCAGATTTGCAGCGCGCTTAATGAAACTGAAAGCACAGGTCATGAAGGTTCCAAATCGAATAGTTTAGCATTTAGCATATTCTGTGTAGTATACACGTTAACTATAACAAATCAACAATAGACAATGAGAAAATGAATCAATAATTGTTTATATCATGGCCACAAAGAGGAAAATTAAGTATGACCACTCAATATAGGCGCATGCAGGTCTAACTGCTACCGGGGGCAAAAGCCAACAAAATGCATGATAAAAATTATGTCCCTCTCATTGAGTTACCAACATAACATGTTAAAGCAATTAGTCACACAATGAATGCTCTAGAGCCCCAAAGGCAACAAGAAAAACCCATCAAGCACCTTCTTAAGCATGTTTCTAAAGTCAATCAGATGGCTACACACAATACAGAGCTCTTCCCGATCAGTTGTACTTCTGTCTTGAATGATCTAAATTTTTTCGAAACAGGCTACGTGACACATGATATTGCAGGTTATGCAAAACCTCCATTGATTACGTCCTCTTCAAAATATAACCCAGGAGAAGGCCAAGGAGACCCACAATAATGACATACATTAAGGGGATGCCACCACGGCTTCTGTTACTTTCACGCCTCAATAGATCCTGCAAACGACACGACAAAGGTCAGAGAGTTAGAAGGCAGAATATCCCAAGGCTTTCATCTACATAAGCTATTGACTTGGAGatatttcttataaaaaatagGATTTCTAGCACCATATCCTACCGCCCCTTCTCCTACCCTACAGATACCAAACCATGAGAGATCAGAAGCAACCATAcaggccaaaacacaaaacagagaaatcaagggaaaaaaaaatgaactcaaGACAGTGGGCATCAAATGAGCTATTTCTGAATCGACAGGACCTTCAAACACAAAAATTCACAATGAAAATCAATAGATAAAAATAGACCAATCCAGCAAGCCATCTCTAAGCCTGGGGTAAAGCCAAGGGGCAGATTTCTGAGAGGCACTGACAAATCCAAACTGCATCTGGAATCTTTTCAAACATCAAGTTTTCCAGACTATCATTCTACTTGAGTATATCATTTGCAGAatgctcaaaaaaatcattccAATATAATACAGAAATCTATCAAAGTTATTGACATATCTAAACTGCATGTGCTAAATGCAAATCTTGTCAAACATCTAGGATTTCTAGACATGAGCAATTTTCTTCCTATAAAGTAAAATTATTGCAGAATGTTCAAAAAGTTTATTGTAATCTTACTATCCAGAATTGTATAACAAATCTAAGTCATTAAATAATTGCAGAATTTTATTACACAAGCTTCAGCTATTTAAATTTTCCAAGTCACCAAAATGGATGTAAAAGGGCTGAACAATAGGGGTTCTCTGGTATATGCTTCAGAAAGTGGCATATTTCCATTCAGAATTTCTCCTGGTAGTACTTCATCTGGTACAATAAAGGATGCCAACATAATATCCCGATTTATGCATATGATACAGCTAAGGGGCAATCTATTACAGGTCCataaaaatccaaatttcccaaGCCAGTAATTTCACTCAAATTTCTCATGTAAAGCAATCCTAATTCGGCATAGCAGCTGCACTTACTTTTTGACATACTCAAAATAGGAACTCACCCACTACTTGGCTCAAAATAAAttggaatttaaaaaaaaatccaggtgttaatcaaaaataaaatagacCCTGTTTTTCCTAAAAGAATGAAATTAAAACAAGGAAATAAGAGTAATTGATCATAAACTATCCTAgaacatttcacaaaacaaATTCATGCATCCTTCCTCAGGCTTAAGTGAATGAATAATATGTATTCATGTTGTACAGCTATAGCATGCGCATTTTCCTATAAAAAACATAGTCCAGTGGTCTCTGGTTAACTTTTTTCTTACAATA containing:
- the LOC113726815 gene encoding uncharacterized protein isoform X2; translation: MPKSKNSYSISHEIESAQRSSSSEEVEVPENNVAQKKKITEYERQRMKRIEENRARMEALGLKKMANSFVGSLTKSAKEMVDKKGKRKMDDDDEEYRPSDEGEEEALSSSSEDDDTNVDDEDYSGSSAKRKAKNRIQMPKKNVTPQKPVNDLDFVDDNDALLQAIALSLQDSAGFSNRRTGASQSSTGYHVNGRTNEGKENSHVQEDAGKRKRKKSMNSRVQMTEDELILHFFQFDEAGKGGITLRDLRRVAVAHDFTWSDKEMADMIKCFDIDGDGKVTAFSLSSDLPFQGP
- the LOC113726815 gene encoding uncharacterized protein isoform X3 — encoded protein: MPKSKNSYSISHEIESAQRSSSSEEVEVPENNVAQKKKITEYERQRMKRIEENRARMEALGLKKMANSFVGSLTKSAKEMVDKKGKRKMDDDDEEYRPSDEGEEEALSSSSEDDDTNVDDEDYSGSSAKRKAKNRIQMPKKNVTPQKPVNDLDFVDDNDALLQAIALSLQDSAGFSNRRTGASQSSTGYHVNGRTNEGKENSHVQEDAGKRKRKKSMNSRVQMTEDELILHFFQFDELGACGTLHFLFHKSDLGACCGCLPWSSLFYIL
- the LOC113726815 gene encoding uncharacterized protein isoform X1, which codes for MPKSKNSYSISHEIESAQRSSSSEEVEVPENNVAQKKKITEYERQRMKRIEENRARMEALGLKKMANSFVGSLTKSAKEMVDKKGKRKMDDDDEEYRPSDEGEEEALSSSSEDDDTNVDDEDYSGSSAKRKAKNRIQMPKKNVTPQKPVNDLDFVDDNDALLQAIALSLQDSAGFSNRRTGASQSSTGYHVNGRTNEGKENSHVQEDAGKRKRKKSMNSRVQMTEDELILHFFQFDEAGKGGITLRDLRRVAVAHDFTWSDKEMADMIKCFDIDGDGKLSLDDFRKIAGRCSMIQAS